One Pecten maximus chromosome 7, xPecMax1.1, whole genome shotgun sequence genomic window carries:
- the LOC117330727 gene encoding transmembrane protein 209-like, whose amino-acid sequence MVIGNVTDPVVDKAWRKRRSWKKSRQSLFWFGVNLLLSLLLYYELNFNTIGSCFEVSHPLLWYTECALIVVFLFNTLANLMVYVRPYLMPSTVEVTDGQKKLLGVKDTELGFRVSPRKSPSSVSSEGSLIFASTPSGQSSFSSSGSPRSVGHVTPTNVGAYPGHMSFGIPSPSVSFGSYGSPSTSYDRMPVQNLSSLSVGPNASFGSHNASMSPGMSYSHNMSYSPGVSFSSQGLNLSQGSGLHSSLESSGLRSRHSLSSFKHSPVMSYDQGQITDQHSLTQFLKEQEEKDTKKALSSPDANNTGGTSFWSYGRSAMDYTHVLRKYMYQLATRSPQSSTARNNDNDQSSSYGGDDVWSKRGVTEDDLYLWTEHLRKWICQTVVSRLAQEITNANAKLRRIGSEDTEIGEVSVSTLKQLALTKGPLLPTLNSIVPYLDISSNQEYLVRRILDLGKDGCMSEFSWQGGGYYGKAWGEHLPTDAGIVMHLLCTYLDSRLPPQPKYPDGRTFTTQYFVKTPDKPNLEKEDTLCIYQSSINPPHFQVVTGKSILNLPKGRNNMFQALLLFLHVVKTKEHGMLGRVNLGASGVNMLWIFS is encoded by the exons ATGGTGATAGGAAATGTAACTGACCCTGTAGTGGACAAAGCATGGAGAAAACGCCGTTCATGGAAGAAGTCAAGACAGTCCCTGTTCTGGTTTGGGGTTAATTTGTTGCTGTCCTTACTTCTGTATTATGAGCT AAATTTCAACACAATAGGGTCCTGCTTTGAGGTGAGCCATCCACTTCTCTGGTATACAG AATGTGCACTGATAGTGGTATTCTTGTTTAACACTCTGGCTAATCTGATGGTATATGTACGTCCGTATCTCATGCCGAGCACAGTGGAGGTGACTGATGGACAAAAAAAGTTGCTTGGTGTTAAAGACACAG AACTTGGATTTCGAGTATCCCCAAGGAAATCTCCAAGCTCTGTTTCCTCAGAAGGCAGTCTGATATTTGCCAGCACTCCCTCAGGACAATCTAGTTTCTCCAGCAGTGGCAGTCCGCGGTCTGTTGGTCATGTCACCCCCACCAACGTTGGGGCCTACCCGGGTCACATGAGCTTTGGGATTCCATCTCCTTCTGTGTCATTTGGATCCTATGGTTCCCCGAGTACATCATACGATCGA ATGCCAGTCCAGAACCTCAGCAGTCTTAGTGTTGGACCTAACGCCAGCTTTGGATCCCACAATGCATCTATGTCTCCCGGAATGTCCTACTCACACAACATGTCATACTCCCCAGGGGTATCTTTCTCCTCCCAGGGGCTCAACCTCTCCCAGGGGTCGGGCCTTCACAGCAGCCTTGAAAGTAGCGGTCTTCGGTCGCGGCACTCGCTCTCTTCATTTAAACATTCTCCAG TGATGTCGTATGACCAGGGACAGATTACAGACCAACATTCTCTCACACAGTTCCTCAAGGAGCAGGAGGAGAAGGACACAAAAAAAGCTCTAA GTTCACCTGATGCAAACAATACAGGAGGTACCTCGTTCTGGAGTTACGGTCGATCGGCCATGGACTACACTCACGTCCTCCGGAAATATATGTACCAACTGGCTACAAGATCACCACAATCCAGTACGGCACGTAACAACGATAACGACCAGTCCTCCTCCTATGGCGGCGATGAT GTGTGGAGTAAGCGTGGAGTGACAGAAGATGACCTTTACTTGTGGACTGAGCATCTGAGGAAG TGGATATGTCAGACGGTTGTGTCGAGACTAGCCCAGGAAATCACTAATGCCAATGCAAAGTTGCGCAGAATTGGATCGGAGGATACAGAAATTGGAG AGGTGAGTGTGTCCACATTAAAACAACTGGCACTGACTAAAGGTCCCCTGCTGCCCACACTGAACTCCATCGTACCATACCTAGATATATCCTCTAACCAGGAGTACCTCGTTCGTAGGATTCTTG ATCTTGGTAAAGATGGCTGTATGAGTGAGTTTAGCTGGCAAGGTGGTGGCTATTATGGAAAAGCTTGGGGAGAACATCTACCAACAGACGCAGGA ATTGTGATGCACTTATTGTGCACTTACTTGGACTCGAGGTTACCACCACAGCCGAAATACCCAGATGGCCGGACATTCACTACACAGTATTTTGTAAAGACACCAGACAAGCCAA ATTTAGAGAAAGAGGACACATTGTGTATATACCAATCCTCTATCAATCCACCACACTTCCAGGTGGTCACTGGGAAATCCATACTCAATCTGCCAAAG ggTCGCAATAACATGTTCCAGGCATTACTGCTATTTCTGCACGTTGTAAAGACAAAGGAGCATGGTATGCTAGG GAGGGTGAATCTAGGAGCATCTGGAGTCAACATGCTGTGGATATTTAGCTGA
- the LOC117330728 gene encoding U6 snRNA-associated Sm-like protein LSm3 produces MADDQEQQAPVQNVEEPLDLIRLSLDERIYVKMRNERELKGRLHAYDQHLNMIMGDVEETVTTVEIDEETYEEIYKSTKRNIPMLFVRGDGVILVSPPMRTGT; encoded by the exons ATGGCAGACGATCAGGAGCAG CAAGCCCCTGTGCAGAATGTTGAGGAACCCCTGGATTTAATCAGACTGAGTCTTGATGAAAGGATCTATGTGAAAATGAGGAATGAGCGTGAGCTCAAAGGGAGACTCCAT GCCTATGATCAACATCTCAACATGATTATGGGGGACGTTGAGGAAACTGTTACCACAGTGGAGATTGATGAGGAAACATACGAAGAAATTTACAAG TCGACCAAAAGAAATATCCCGATGTTGTTTGTCCGAGGAGACGGTGTGATCCTGGTGTCGCCACCTATGAGGACTGGGACGTGA